A genome region from Akkermansiaceae bacterium includes the following:
- a CDS encoding 2-oxoglutarate dehydrogenase E1 component — MNSSVSARLNADLLDEKYALWCEDARSVEATWSAFFEGFELGVSQAKAKGEPQESGTQPQTVADLEFNGKVVGLVYNYRTLGHTQAQINPLDNKPEVNPRLSLSEYNFTEAEMEREASNPFFFRGAKMKLRNMVAALKATYSGKIGFEFMHIHNTTVRHWVRERIEQHGSKGAEKTMEMQVKSLRWLLEAESFENFLAKKFLGEKRFSLEGGEGAMVVLNAILETCPKQGVLEIEMGMAHRGRLNVLANFVRKSLTTLLYEFTPDYEPGLVAGDGDVKYHLGYESVREFPEGNVRVSLAANPSHLEAVNAVVEGKARARQRVIGDDGVSTDRKRVLPILIHGDAAFAGQGSVAEVLNLSQLPGYRTGGTIHLIINNQIGFTTMPADARSSAYATDVAKMIEAPILHVNGEEPMELFWAAKFALEFRQKFGRDIVIDMYCYRRQGHNEADQAAFTQPLVAKHIAARETFGQVYKRQLVTDGVLSQADADALEQAIWDRLEEGHRKMVEMSEAGDRTVFSGSTAIIQPPYTHAQVPTGITRERLQHIGKTLTTVPETFHLNPTLEKRFIPRRVEALQNAGPFDWAFAESLAFGSLLMEGSPVRLSGQDCRRGTFSQRHAVFYDYETRERYIPLDNLAPDQAKFCVYNSLLSEFAVLGFDYGYSLSYPSMLLMWEAQFGDFSNGAQVIIDQFISSAESKWQTPSDLVMLLPHGYEGMGPEHSSARLERFLQLCAEQNMIVGNFTTPAQYFHALRRQKHRDFRKPLILMTPKSLLGRPEAVSAEADFLEGTCFQEILPDIMAFENPADVKRIVFCSGKVFYDLAAHRKEAGITDTAIIRIEQLYPFHGELVSALASQFPEVSGFVWCQEEPQNMGAYSYIAPRLQETLGTAVRYAGRKPGSSPAAGSKAMHYREQKALLTKAFEI, encoded by the coding sequence ATGAATTCATCGGTTTCGGCACGGCTCAACGCGGATCTCCTCGACGAAAAATACGCCCTTTGGTGCGAGGACGCTCGCTCGGTGGAGGCGACGTGGTCTGCGTTCTTCGAGGGCTTCGAGCTGGGCGTCTCGCAGGCGAAGGCCAAGGGCGAGCCGCAGGAGTCGGGCACACAGCCGCAGACAGTGGCCGACCTGGAGTTCAACGGCAAGGTCGTCGGCCTGGTCTATAACTACCGCACGCTCGGCCACACCCAGGCGCAGATCAACCCGCTCGACAACAAGCCGGAGGTCAACCCCCGCCTGTCCCTGAGCGAATACAATTTCACCGAGGCGGAGATGGAGCGCGAGGCCTCGAACCCCTTCTTCTTCCGCGGCGCGAAGATGAAACTGCGCAACATGGTCGCAGCGCTCAAGGCCACCTACTCGGGCAAGATCGGCTTCGAGTTCATGCACATCCACAACACCACCGTGCGCCACTGGGTGCGCGAGCGGATCGAGCAGCACGGCTCGAAGGGTGCGGAGAAAACCATGGAGATGCAGGTGAAATCACTGCGCTGGCTGCTTGAGGCGGAGTCCTTCGAGAATTTTCTCGCGAAGAAATTCCTCGGTGAGAAACGCTTCTCGCTGGAGGGCGGCGAGGGCGCGATGGTCGTGCTCAACGCCATTTTGGAGACCTGCCCGAAGCAGGGCGTGCTGGAGATCGAGATGGGCATGGCCCACCGCGGCCGCCTCAACGTGCTGGCGAATTTCGTCCGCAAATCCCTCACCACCCTGCTCTACGAATTCACCCCGGACTACGAGCCCGGCCTCGTCGCGGGCGATGGCGACGTGAAATACCACCTCGGCTACGAGAGCGTCCGCGAGTTCCCCGAGGGCAACGTCCGCGTCAGCCTCGCCGCGAACCCGAGCCACCTTGAGGCGGTCAACGCCGTGGTCGAAGGCAAGGCCCGCGCCCGCCAGCGCGTGATCGGCGACGACGGCGTATCCACCGACCGCAAGCGCGTCCTTCCCATCCTCATCCACGGCGACGCCGCATTCGCGGGCCAGGGCTCGGTCGCGGAGGTGCTGAACCTTTCCCAGCTCCCCGGATACCGCACCGGCGGGACGATCCACCTCATCATCAACAACCAGATCGGCTTCACCACGATGCCTGCCGACGCCCGCTCCTCCGCCTACGCGACGGACGTCGCGAAAATGATCGAGGCTCCCATCCTCCACGTCAACGGCGAGGAACCCATGGAGCTTTTCTGGGCCGCGAAATTCGCCCTGGAGTTCCGCCAGAAGTTCGGCCGCGACATCGTGATCGACATGTATTGCTACCGCCGCCAAGGCCACAATGAGGCGGATCAGGCGGCCTTCACCCAGCCGCTTGTGGCGAAGCACATCGCCGCCCGCGAGACCTTCGGGCAGGTTTACAAGCGCCAGCTCGTCACCGACGGCGTGCTCTCCCAGGCGGATGCCGACGCCCTTGAGCAGGCGATCTGGGATCGGCTTGAGGAAGGCCACAGGAAAATGGTCGAGATGAGCGAGGCGGGTGACCGCACGGTGTTCAGCGGATCGACGGCCATCATCCAGCCGCCCTACACCCACGCACAGGTGCCCACCGGCATCACCCGAGAGCGCCTCCAGCACATCGGGAAAACCCTCACCACCGTCCCGGAAACCTTCCACCTCAACCCCACGCTCGAGAAGCGCTTCATCCCGCGCCGCGTGGAAGCCCTCCAGAACGCCGGCCCCTTCGATTGGGCTTTTGCGGAATCGCTTGCCTTCGGCTCTCTGCTCATGGAGGGCTCGCCAGTCCGCCTTTCCGGCCAGGACTGCCGCCGCGGAACCTTCTCCCAGCGCCATGCGGTGTTCTACGATTACGAGACGCGCGAGCGCTACATCCCGCTGGACAACCTCGCCCCGGACCAGGCGAAATTCTGCGTCTATAACTCCCTGCTCTCCGAGTTCGCGGTGCTTGGTTTCGACTACGGATACTCGCTCTCCTACCCCAGCATGCTGCTGATGTGGGAGGCGCAGTTCGGGGATTTCTCCAACGGCGCCCAGGTCATCATCGACCAGTTCATTTCTTCCGCCGAATCGAAATGGCAGACCCCGTCCGATCTCGTCATGCTCCTCCCCCACGGCTACGAGGGCATGGGCCCGGAGCACTCCAGCGCCCGGCTCGAGCGTTTCCTCCAGCTCTGCGCGGAGCAAAACATGATCGTCGGGAACTTCACCACCCCGGCCCAATACTTCCACGCACTGCGCCGCCAGAAGCACCGCGATTTCCGCAAGCCGCTCATCCTGATGACCCCGAAAAGCCTGCTCGGAAGGCCGGAGGCCGTTTCGGCCGAAGCCGATTTCCTCGAGGGCACCTGCTTCCAGGAAATCCTCCCGGACATCATGGCGTTTGAGAACCCCGCCGATGTGAAACGCATTGTCTTCTGCTCAGGAAAGGTTTTCTACGACCTCGCCGCCCACCGCAAGGAAGCGGGCATCACAGACACCGCGATCATCCGCATCGAGCAGCTCTACCCCTTCCACGGCGAGCTCGTCTCCGCCCTCGCGAGCCAGTTCCCGGAGGTTTCCGGATTCGTCTGGTGCCAGGAGGAGCCGCAGAAC